A single genomic interval of Pseudochaenichthys georgianus chromosome 3, fPseGeo1.2, whole genome shotgun sequence harbors:
- the ppm1g gene encoding protein phosphatase 1G: MGAYLSQPNTTKTFADGGNSTLSYGFSAMQGWRVSMEDSHNCIPEFDEDTAMFSVYDGHGGEEVALYCSKYLPEIIKEQKTYKDGKLQKALEEAFLVIDGKITTEDVIKELVQIAGRPTEEPPVVKVSPEDDLETEEAALLHEEATMTIEELLVRYGQNLNAVKHAAAISAAAKKAASSNPEVSESKGEAGKGKEDVVNGEMEEESNGKKSEGAASGSKLRASRRSGAEASGAAADCGGSGSANGAGKAGKAEGDAGPSCSSSKAVADSKSRFFDDSEESDGEEEGSGEEDGSEEDDGDSSEMEEEEDTDDGEEDSEDEEEEEMCLPGMDGKEEPGSDSGTTAVVALIRGKQLIVANAGDSRCVVSERGKAVDMSYDHKPEDELELTRIKNAGGKVTMDGRVNGGLNLSRAIGDHFYKRNKALPPDEQMISSMPDVKVLTLNGDHDFMVIACDGIWNVLSSQEVVDFISERIKPDQSGKVKSLSSIVGELLDHCLAPDTSGDGTGCDNMTCIIITLRPHPATAQPDDKKKRKLEDEKNGNDSKKAKSE, translated from the exons ATGGGGGCTTATCTGTCTCAACCTAACACGACCAAGACCTTTGCCGATGGCGGCAACAGCACCCTGAGCTACGGCTTCTCTGCCATGCAGGGCTGGCGCGTCTCCATGGAG GACTCTCACAATTGTATTCCAGAGTTTGACGAGGACACAGCCATGTTTTCTGTGTATGATGGACATGGAG GTGAAGAGGTGGCTCTGTACTGTTCAAAGTACCTTCCTGAAATCATCAAGGAGCAGAAGACCTACAAAGATGGCAAACTGCAAAAG GCTCTGGAGGAAGCCTTCTTGGTCATCGATGGCAAAATAACCACAGAGGATGTCATTAAGGAGCTGGTCCAGATCGCTGGGCGGCCCACAGAGGAGCCGCCTGTGGTCAAGGTGTCACCGGAGGACGATT TGGAAACGGAGGAGGCTGCTTTGCTCCATGAGGAGGCCACCATGACTATAGAGGAGCTGCTGGTACGCTATGGCCAGAACCTCAATGCTGTCAAGCATGCAGCTGCCATCAG TGCTGCTGCTAAGAAAGCAGCCAGCTCCAACCCCGAGGTCTCGGAAAGCAAAGGTGAAGCTGGGAAAGGAAAGGAGGATGTAGTAAATGGAGAAATGGAGGAGGAGAGCAATGGGAAGAAAAGCGAAGGAGCGGCAAGTGGATCGAAGCTGCGAGCATCCAGGAGATCAGGAGCCGAGGCCAGTGGTGCAG CAGCCGACTGTGGAGGGTCAGGAAGCGCCAATGGGGCGGGAAAGGCCGGAAAGGCAGAAGGAGACGCAGGTCCTTCCTGCTCGTCCTCCAAGGCTGTAGCAGATTCAAAGTCCAGGTTCTTCGATGACAGCGAGGAGTCTGACGGAGAGGAGGAGGGCAGTGGGGAAGAG GATGGTAGCGAAGAAGACGATGGTGATAGCAGTGAgatggaagaagaggaggatacAGATGATGGAGAGGAAGACTcagaagatgaggaggaggaggaaatgtGCCTTCCTGGAATGGACGGGAAAGAGGAG CCCGGCTCTGACAGCGGCACCACGGCTGTGGTGGCTCTGATCCGAGGAAAACAGCTGATCGTGGCCAACGCCGGAGACTCTCGCTGCGTGGTGTCTGAGCGCG GCAAAGCAGTGGACATGTCGTACGACCACAAGCCTGAGGACGAGCTGGAGCTGACCCGCATCAAAAACGCTGGCGGGAAAGTGACCATGGATGGGCGGGTCAACGGGGGGCTGAACCTCTCCAGAGCTATTG GTGATCACTTCTATAAGAGGAACAAGGCTCTGCCTCCAGACGAGCAGATGATCTCCTCCATGCCAGACGTCAAAGTCCTGACTCTTAACGGGGACCACGACTTCATGGTCATCGCCTGCGACGGCATCTG GAATGTGTTGAGCAGTCAGGAGGTGGTGGACTTCATCAGTGAGAGGATCAAACCAGACCAGAGCGGCAAAGTCAAATCCCTCTCATCCATAGTGGGAGAG CTGTTGGACCACTGTTTGGCCCCAGACACATCTGGAGACGGGACCGGATGTGACAACATGACCTGCATCATCATCACCCTCCGGCCTCACCCGGCCACCGCTCAGCCGGACgacaagaagaagaggaagcTCGAGGACGAGAAGAACGGCAACGACAGCAAAAAGGCCAAAAGTGAATAA